The DNA segment CTCCCGACAACAGCCTGTTTGCTGCAGGACCGCCTCGGTTTACGGACCAGCTGTGGAGCATTGGATTTCAATCTTGGCTGCAGTGGCTTTGTCTATGGCCTAGCGATGGCCGAGGGTCTGATTCAAAGCCGAGCCGCCAAGCGGATTTTACTGGTCACTTCGGAAACCTATTCAAAATACATCGATCCCAGCGACCGCAGTTTGCGTACGATTTTCGGCGATGCTGCAGCGGTTACGCTAGTCGAATCAAGCGAAGAGCAGACGCTTTGGGGATTCCAGTTCGGAACCGATGGGAGCGGAGCCGACACGCTGATGGTGGCGGACGGAGGGGCTCGCCTGCCCGCAGACGCACTCTCCCCGCGGCACCGAAAACGCTGGCCCAGCCGCCTCTATATGGATGGCCCTAGCCTGATTAATTTCACCGTGGAATCGATCCCTCGCTTGGTCGAAGATATCTTGGCGGAAAACAATGTCGATCGCTCATCTATCAACCTGTTCTTGATGCATCAAGCGACCCGCAAGATGCTGGAACAACTGCAGTTGCGAATGGATGTTGACGAAACGAAAATGCCAATTGAGCTTGCCGATTGCGGAAATACGGTATCCTCCACGATCCCCATTCTGATTGAAAGAATGCGAAGAACCAAACGATTACATACCGACACCACGAACATGCTGATCGGATTTGGAGTCGGTTGGTCGTGGGCCGGATGCTTGTGGAAAGACACCTACTCAGAATAATACCCGCCCGTTTGACGCCGAGAGAATCCCATGAGTCCTTCTGAAGGCGGTTTTCTGATTGCCTCGCCCTACCTATCCGACCCCCATTTTTTCCGGACCGTCGTCTACATCCTTCGCCACGATTCCGAAGGGACTTTTGGAGTCGTTATCAATCGCCCCGGCGACCTAGACCTCGATGGCGCGTTCGCCGAGTCCCTGGGCCATTCGCCTCGTCGAACCGACTCCGTTTATTGGGGTGGGCCTGTGGAAGGGCCGCTTCTGGCAATCCACAACCTTTCGGGACTAGGCGAACCTTGCTCGGCCGATTCGGGGCCTCCCGAGGATGCTTCGGTTTGGTTTACATCCGACGAGGACCAACTTCGTTTACTTGCCGACCGCCAAGACCAACAAGTTCGATTCATTGCCGGTTGCAGTGGCTGGAGTGCAGGGCAACTGGAAGCAGAACTTCGCGTCGGAGGCTGGTTGGTTGCCAACGCCGATCAGGCCGACCTGTTTGGTGATTCGGGGCCACTATGGGAAACGCTGATTCGCAAACAGGGTCGTGAAGTCCTGGGGGATTTAGTCCCCAGCAGCCAAGCGGACTTTGATCCCTCCCTAAACTAGACAGGAGCCCGCATGCGAACGATCGCAATCGGCGACATCCATGGCTGCGCCCTGGCTCTCCGAACCCTCATGGATGCGATTGCTCCGACTCCAGAAGATACGCTGGTTTTCCTAGGCGACTACGTCGACCGTGGTCCTGAAAGCCGAGACGTCATCGATCAAATCATTGCGTTGCAGGAGCAATGCAAAGTGATCGCGCTCCGCGGTAACCACGAAATTATGTTCATGGGCGCCATCGCTGGCGAAATGGAGCCGGAAATGTGGCTGCGTTGCGGCGGGTTGGCAACGATCGGCAGTTACCAGGACGCCATCGAAAACATCCCCCCCGAACACCTACAATTCCTCACGGAATTGCTCCCCTTTCATGAAACAGAAACCACTATTTTTGTTCATGCGAACTACCTTCACGACATCGATATGACGGAACAGCCCGAGCAGTACCTTTACTGGGAACATCTCGGCACTTCCGCTCCAACGCCCCACCAATCGGGAAAACGCGTGATCGTTGGCCACTCGGCTCAGCCCTCCGGACGTGTCCTCGATGCTGGGCATTTGATCTGCATCGATACCTACTGCTTCGGAGGCCGTTGGCTGACAGCGATGGATGTTGATCAGCAAACGATTTGGCAAGCCAACCAGGAAGGGAAACTACGCGGTGAACCGGAGCCCAGCCGCCTGCAGCGGTTTAAAGCTTGGTGGGGGGAACGATTTGGGGAGCGGCGTTTGCGGTCGCCGTCGTCGGCTCCCGAATAAAGCGGCGGGGCAGGGGACGTCGAACCCCTAACAGCAGATCGTCGTCGGCGGAGTTCCCCTCTTCATCCGAAACCCCTTCGATCTCTTCCAGCAAATCATCGGCTGCCTCGCTGCTCTCTTCGCTTTCCTGCGTAGCGGGAAGCAGCGCATCCAAATCCTCCCCGTCGCTTTCCGCCGAATCGAGCAGCGCATCCGATGCAGCATCCGATGCCCCCAGCG comes from the Roseimaritima multifibrata genome and includes:
- a CDS encoding YqgE/AlgH family protein — encoded protein: MSPSEGGFLIASPYLSDPHFFRTVVYILRHDSEGTFGVVINRPGDLDLDGAFAESLGHSPRRTDSVYWGGPVEGPLLAIHNLSGLGEPCSADSGPPEDASVWFTSDEDQLRLLADRQDQQVRFIAGCSGWSAGQLEAELRVGGWLVANADQADLFGDSGPLWETLIRKQGREVLGDLVPSSQADFDPSLN
- a CDS encoding ketoacyl-ACP synthase III; its protein translation is MPHASLGPIAVHFPERLETNADLQLEFPEWNLPQIATKTGIEQRYIAAEGETASDLATAATEKLFREHNIDPASIDFLLYCTQTPDYPLPTTACLLQDRLGLRTSCGALDFNLGCSGFVYGLAMAEGLIQSRAAKRILLVTSETYSKYIDPSDRSLRTIFGDAAAVTLVESSEEQTLWGFQFGTDGSGADTLMVADGGARLPADALSPRHRKRWPSRLYMDGPSLINFTVESIPRLVEDILAENNVDRSSINLFLMHQATRKMLEQLQLRMDVDETKMPIELADCGNTVSSTIPILIERMRRTKRLHTDTTNMLIGFGVGWSWAGCLWKDTYSE
- a CDS encoding metallophosphoesterase family protein, which gives rise to MRTIAIGDIHGCALALRTLMDAIAPTPEDTLVFLGDYVDRGPESRDVIDQIIALQEQCKVIALRGNHEIMFMGAIAGEMEPEMWLRCGGLATIGSYQDAIENIPPEHLQFLTELLPFHETETTIFVHANYLHDIDMTEQPEQYLYWEHLGTSAPTPHQSGKRVIVGHSAQPSGRVLDAGHLICIDTYCFGGRWLTAMDVDQQTIWQANQEGKLRGEPEPSRLQRFKAWWGERFGERRLRSPSSAPE